A section of the Dehalobacter sp. DCM genome encodes:
- the rpmH gene encoding 50S ribosomal protein L34, with protein sequence MKRTYQPKSRRHKRVHGFLERMKSTGGRNVLRRRRLKGRKKLSV encoded by the coding sequence TTGAAAAGAACATATCAGCCTAAATCCCGTCGCCATAAAAGAGTTCATGGTTTCCTGGAGCGGATGAAAAGCACTGGTGGTAGAAACGTTTTAAGACGTCGTCGTCTAAAAGGTCGTAAGAAGTTGTCTGTCTAG